GCTCAGCCGCTTTGCGCTGTTCAGCCGCTGTGCGCTGCTCGGCCGCCCGGGACGGCTCCGTCGCCTGCGGCCGCTCGACCGCTTGGGCCGGCTCCGTCGCCTGCGGCCGCTCAGCCGTCTTGGGGAGCCGTGCCGCCGGGGCGTACTTGAGGACGCGGAAGCGATGCGTCCCGGCGGGCTCGCCGTCCGCGCGGATGTCCATCCGCGTCGTGATGAAGTGCCCGGTGCCCAGCTTCGTGGTCTTGCGCTCCGACACCGATTCGATCACCGAGTCGAAGGTGATCCGGTCACCGGGCCGCAGCGGCCGCAGATACTCCTGCTCGCAGTCGGTGGCCACGATGGAGGTGTACCCGGCGCTGTCCAGCAGCCGGGACAGTTCGTCGTACGCACCCGAGCGGTCCGCGTGGCCCGAGAGGCCGCCCATCGTCCAGGCCTGCAGCATGGTCGGCGGGGCGATGGCGTCCGGTCCCCGGTAGGCGGGATGGGTGTCACCCACGGCCTCGCACCAGTGCCGGATCATCGGCTCGTTGACCAGGTCCTTCCCCACACCGGCGGCCGCGGTCGGCCTGCCCTCATAGGCCTTGAGCCGCTCGTGTGTGAGGTCAGGGGGAGGACCGTCGCCGGGCCGCCCGGCCGCCGTCGCCCCCTCAGGAGACGCCCCTCTCGCCCCGCTCACCCCACTCGCCCCGACCGCCCCACTCGCCCCGACCACCCCGCTCATCGCCGCCCCCTCCGCATCCCCAGCCGCATCGTCGCGACGATCTCCCGCTGGACCTCGCTCACTCCGCCCCCGAAGGTGTTGATCTGCGCCGCACGGTTCATCCGCTCCAGCTCCCCGTCCCCGAAGCCGCCCGGCGAACCGGCCCGTACCAGGGCCGCGTCGCCGGCCACTTCCTGGCACATCCGGTAGACCTCGACGGTGCTCTCCGTTCCCGCGAACTTGACGCCGCTGGCGTCGCCGGGGCTGAGCGTCCCGGCGCCCACGTCGCCGACCAGCCGCCAGTTCAGCAGCCGGGTGGCGGCCAGCCGGGCGTGCGCCTCGGCGAGCCGGGTCCGTACCCAGGGGCGGTCGGCGGGCCGCTCACCGGTCTCCCGGTCCGGCGTACGGGCGTACGCCAGCGCCGCCTCGAAAGCGTCCTCGGCCTGCATGCCGATGGCGGCCAACGCGACGCGTTCATGGTTGAGCTGATTGGTGATCAGCTGCCAGCCGGCGTTCTCCTCACCGACGAGGTTCCCGGCCGGGACGCGGATGCCGTCGTAGTACGTGGCGGTGGTCGTGAGCCCGCCGACGGTCTCGATCGGCGTCCACGAGAAGCCGGGGGCGTCGGTGGGCACAAGGATGATCGAGATGCCCCGGTGCTTGGGCGCGTCGGGGTCGGTGCGGCAGGCGAGCCAGATCCAGTCGGCCTGGTGGGCGTTGCTGGTGAAGCTCTTGCTGCCGTTGATCAGCCAGTGGGCACCCTCGGGGGCACCCACTGGCCAGGCACCCTCGGGGGCACCACCTGGCCGGGCACCCTCAGGGGCACCGCCTGACTGGGCACCCTCGGCGGCCCCACCTGGCCGGGCACTCTCGGGGGCACCGCCTGACTGGGCGCCCTCGGGGGCACCGCCTGGCCCGGCGCCCTCGGGGGCGTCGCCCGGCTGCTTCACCGCGCGGGTGCGGAGGGCGGCGAGGTCCGTGCCGGCCTCGGGCTCCGTATAACCGATCGCGAAGACGAGCTCGCCACTGAGGATGCGCGGCAGGAAGTAGTCCTTCTGCTGCTGGGTGCCGTACTTCATCAGCGTCGGGCCGACGGTGTTGAGGGTGACCATCGAGACCGGGGCGCCCGCGCGGTACGCCTCGTCGAAGAAGACGAACTGCTCGTCGGGGCCGCGGCCCTGCCCTCCGTACGCGGTCGGCCAGCCCAGGCCCAGCATGCCGTCGGCGCCGATCCGGCGCAGTACCGCCCGCTGCGCCGCAGCGTCCTCGACCGGCCCGTCCGGCATTACCTCCCGGAAGTACGAACGGAGTGCGGTGCGCAGTCGCTCCTGGTGCGCGGTGGGGGCGAGGTGCACGTCGGCGGCCTCCCCTTCTGGTGGCCGTACACCCGGTGCGCTGGGTCCGGGCATACGAACGAGCGAGCGGGTTTCTGACTGTCCGTCAGAAACCCGCTCGCTGTCAAGGTCGGCGCAGTGAACCCCGGAGAAGCCCCATTCTCTCCGTGCCGGCCCTGACGTCTCCCCTGCCAGCCCTCCCCTGCCGGCTCTCCCCTCTCAGCTCTCCCCTGCCAGCTCCCCCCCCCTGTCGGCCCTGCCCTGTCGACTCTCCCCTACCGGCTCCCCTGCCAGACCTCCCCTGCCGGCCGGCCACCGCGCCCTGCGCGGCGGGCCGGATCACCCGAGGTTTTTCAACCGGATCACCCGAGGTTGTTGAACCGGATCACCCGGGGTTGTTGAAGGTGACGGTGGCGTTGGTCTGGTGGATCTCCGTGGGGCCGGACGTGCCGTTCACGCTCGCGGTGTTGTTCTGGTTGGAGGCGCCGGCGCCGTTGGCGACCTGCTGCCCGGTGGTCGAGTTGCCGAGGTTGTCGCCGCCGACACCGGTCCCCGTCTGGCTCGTCGCCGCCGAGCTCGACCCGCTGGTCGCAAAGCCGCCGTTGTCGGCCTGCGCCACGCCGGTGAAAAGCGCGGCCGCAAAGGGCAGCGCGCCGGCCACGGCGATGACGCGGGCAGTACGGATGCTTGCCATGTCTCTTCCTCCTACGGAACACGACTTCTGGTTTTGGCCTGCGGGCTTGCTGAGCCCGCTTGCCGGTCTGCCTGGCCGGCCTGCCTAGCCGGTCCACCTGGCCGGTCCGCCTTGCTCGATCCGGATACGAATTGCTGAACTCCGCTTACTCATCGGGAAGTTGGCCGACCACCGCGATGCTTGCCTCGACGTCGCGAACTCAGCCTTGCCCACGAATCCCCGGTGAACCCGTCGCGAAGCAGCGATTCCCCCGCAAGCATGAGGAACCCCGGGTAAACCCCCGTCGCATCCGTCACCCCGGTCACACCCCCACACCGATGCCCGCCCCCGCCTGGGGCCCGCCCACGGCACGGCCGACGAGCCCCACCCGGCGCACGGACGAACCGGTGCGCGGGCCACTGCACACACGCCCCCCTTCCCTTCATCGAACATTCGTACGAAAATGGAGCCATGGCCATGCACCGCCGCCATGCCGGAACACCGACCGACCACCCGCCCGATCCCTGGGCCGGCGGCCGCCCCGCCCCAGGGGCCGGCCCGCAGCCCAACCCGTGGGCCGACCTGCGCTTCGCCCGGCCCACGGCGGACGCGCCCGCCACCGCTCTCGCCCAGGCACTCCTCGCCGCCGAGGCCGGCTACCCCGTCATCCCGCTGACCCGCAGCAAGCTCCCCGCCCTCCGATCCCCGCACCGCGGGCACCCCGAGGTCCCGCCCTGCCGCGGCGCCTGCGGCCGACTCGGCCACGGCGTCCACGACGCGCATACCGACCCGCTCGCCGTCCGCCGGATGTTCGCCGCCGCGCCGTGGGCCACCGGCTACGGCATCGCCTGCGGACGGCCCCCGCACCACCTCATCGGCATCGACCTCGACACCAAGAACGGCGCCGACGGCCTGACCGCCCTCCGGTTCGTCGCCGAACAGCACGACTTCCCGGTCCCGCCGACCGTCACGGTCCTGACCCCCAGCGGCGGCCGCCACCTCTGGTTCACCGGCCCGCCGTCCCCGCCCGTATCGAATTCGGTCGGCCGGCTCGCCCCCGGCATCGACGTCCGCGGCACGGGCGGCTATCTCGTCGGCCCCGGCTCACTCACCACCCACGGCCGGTATGTCCTTGCACCGGACACACCACGCCGCCCCGCCCCCGTGCCGGCCACCCTGCTCAGGCTCCTCACGGCCCCGCCCCCGACCACCCACCGTGAGCCGCCGTACGGCGTCCCGCCCCAGCCCGCCGCTGCGCTCATACGGTTCGTACGGGCGTCCCCGCCCGGCCAGCGCAATGCCCGCCTCTTCTGGGCCGCCTGCCGCGCCGAGGAGTCCGGCCTCGGCCAGGAACTCGCCGCCAGGCTGACGGAGGCCGCCCGCCACACCGGCCTGTCCGCAGACGAGGCCCGCGCCACGATCGCCTCGGCAGCCCGCCGCCGGTAGGGGGTGGTCGTCCGGCGGCACGGCCAGAACAGACAGCCTGAAGAGACGTCCAGAACAGATGGACCGAAGAGACGTCCCGAACAGACGGACCGAAGAGGCAGCCCGAACAGACCGACCGAGGAGACGGCCGGAACAAACGGACCGAAGAGACTCAGGCCTTCCGCGCCTCGATCAGAAACCGGGTCGTCTGCGCCACAAAGGGCCCCTCCCTGCGGATCAGCTCATCCAACTCCCGCAACCGGTCCCGGTATTGCGCGACCGTGAAGCCGGGCACCATCCACACCACCTTCCGCAGGAAGTAGATGACCGCCCCGATGTCGAAGAACTCGGTCCGCAGTGACTCCGCACGCAGGTCGACCACCTCAAGACCCGCGGCCTCCGCCGCCCGGCGCGCGTCCTCGGGATGACGGCCCCGCCGAATGTGCTCCGGCTGCGGCCCCAGGAAGTACTCCACCAGCTCGAACACACTGGCCGGACCGACCTGCTGGGAGAAGTAGGTGCCGCCGGGCCGCAGCACCCGGGCGATCTCCTCCCACCACACGGTCACCGGATGACGGCTCGTCACCAGGTCGAAGGCCTCATCGGCGAACGGCAGCGGCGGCTCGTCCGCATCGGCCACCACCACCGCGCCGAGCGGATGCAACAACGCGGTGGCCTTGGCGACATTCGGCGGCCAGGACTCCGTGGCCACCGTCACCGGCGGCAGCTTCGCCGCCCCGGCGAGCACCTCACCGCCGCCCGTCTGGATGTCCAACGCCGCCGACGCACGCGCCAACCGCTCACTCATCGCCCGCTGATATCCCCACGAGGGCCGCTCCTCCGTGGCTCGCCCCGCCAGCCACGAGAAGTCCCACCCCTCGACCGATACGGCCTCGGCCTCGGCCACCAGCTCCTCAAATGATCGCGTCATACTCACACAATCACCGCAAAAGACCTGCCTGGCCAACGATTTACGCCTTACGTCGCCCTGCCCGAAGCCTGCCACCCGGCGACCACCCCTCGGGCCCTCACGCCCTCGGGCCCTCACGCCCTCACGCCCAGGTCCGCGCCCTGCCAGACCCCGCGATCACAGGATCAACTCTCCCCGCCGGGCCCCACCAGGAAGGCGAGCTCCGGCCGGTCCCACATCACCGCAGGCGGATTCGCCGGCACCATTCCGACCGGCCGGGCACCCATGCTGCAGTAGAACCCTTCGGCAGGCGGATGCGACACCACCCGCACGCTGTCGAGCCCGGCGCGCCACGCCTCCTCCCGCATGTGCTCAACCAGCCGACGCCCGATGCCGTACCCCTGCGCATGGTCCGCCACAAACATCAGGTCCAGCTCGGCCGGCTCCACCATGAGCGCATAGAACCCCAACACCCGCTCAGAATCCCGCTCACCCGCGCCCGCACCGTCGCCCCCCTCCTCCACGGCGACAAACACCCGATGCGCTTCGATGTAGTCCGGCCCCACCCGGTACCCCTCGACCATCGAGGAATACCGCCCTTCATAGGCGCGAGAACTCCGCACCAGCCGAGTGAGCCGTTTGGCATCCCGCCCCTCGGCGCGCCGGATCACCACAACCCCCCGCCGGACCCCGCCCATTTCCCCCACCATCCGCGCACCCACCGTGACCACTGCCCACTTTCCGCATCACACCTGAAAGGTAATTCCGGATTCCACCATTTTACCGCGCCACCCCACAGCACTCCCGCCCCACGGCAATCCCCATGCCCACCCCACCCCCACGACAATCCGGCAATCCCCGGCCCGCAGCCGCCACATTCCCCGGCAGCCACAAGACAGGGATTCCACTTTCACGCAATGCAATGCAACGCAATGCAATGCGAGTTGACCGGCCGACCAGCCGGACCGGGCGCCACACCGGCGCACCGGCGCACCGGCCAGTCTCACTCAGCGGCGCCGTAGTCCTCCTCCGGGAACGGAACACGCAGCTGGTCCCAGGACTTCCGCCCCGGCCAGCCGTCCGCGTCCGAGCCCGAGTACCCCAGGGCGCGCTGGAAGGAGGCATAGGCCTGACGGTGCTTGTCATTCCACTTGGGCCCGGGCCCGCTGAACCCGTAAGGGGAGCCGCACCCTTCCTCCACCAGGCGCAGCCCCATCATCTGGATGATCGGGCTGGTCGGCAGCGTCTTGAACCACTCACCACCGGGGAACGGAACGAAGCTGGGATCGCCGGGCTGCGGCTCTCCCGTCGAAGCCTTGGCGACAATCAGCCGCTGTCCTACCTTGATGACGTTGGGATCTGAAATTTTGTTCCAGATCTGAAGCTGCTTCACAGTGGTATGGAAGCGAGAGGCGATCCCGGAAAGCGTGTCACCGGCAATCACGACGTAGTACTTGTCCTGTGTTGTCTGTTGAGTGCCCATGACACTCACGCTAGAAGCCTTTCCAAGCGCCCGCACGTTTTCCCCACAGCAGCCACTGAAGCCCCAACTCCCAACTTCACCGGGGTCATTTTACCGCCGGAGCCCACCACCGGCATGCCGAAATCTCGGCGCACACGACACCACCGCAACGCAACGAAAGGAAAGGAAAGGAAAGGGTGCCTCAATAAAAAGTGGCCCAATAAACCAACTCGGGCGGCTGGGTGCCGGACATCTCCATGCCCGGCACCGGGTACCGACCCTGACACCCGGACACTCCGTCAAAGTTCCCCGAGATCAAAGGCGTTGGCAATGGCCTGGTAGCCGGCGTCGTTGGGGTGCAGCCCGTCCTCGTAGACATAGCCCGGACGCGGCCGGTCCGGATGGGCCGGGTCAGCCAAGGCCTTGTCGAAGTCGACGACCGCGTCATAGGCCCCGCTGGTGCGGATCCAGTGGTTGACCTGCGCACGGAGCCGCTCGACCTTGGCGGAGTAGCCCGGATACCCCTTCAGCGGCACCATGGTGGC
This genomic stretch from Streptomyces nigrescens harbors:
- a CDS encoding bifunctional MaoC family dehydratase N-terminal/OB-fold nucleic acid binding domain-containing protein, which codes for MSGVVGASGAVGASGVSGARGASPEGATAAGRPGDGPPPDLTHERLKAYEGRPTAAAGVGKDLVNEPMIRHWCEAVGDTHPAYRGPDAIAPPTMLQAWTMGGLSGHADRSGAYDELSRLLDSAGYTSIVATDCEQEYLRPLRPGDRITFDSVIESVSERKTTKLGTGHFITTRMDIRADGEPAGTHRFRVLKYAPAARLPKTAERPQATEPAQAVERPQATEPSRAAEQRTAAEQRKAAEQHMSAAAEHRKTPERRTPRRPRPVINRDNAGFWEGVRGHRLLIQRCTGCRTLRFPWLPGCNACGSPDWDTVEASGAGTVFSYVVMHHPPFPAFTVPDQPADGAGPNAAAAPGAAGSDAAGPDAADPGAASPYAVGLIELAEGVRMVSNIVGIPYDKVRIGMPVRLEFLRADEELELPVFRVAEGGEG
- a CDS encoding acyl-CoA dehydrogenase family protein, with protein sequence MHLAPTAHQERLRTALRSYFREVMPDGPVEDAAAQRAVLRRIGADGMLGLGWPTAYGGQGRGPDEQFVFFDEAYRAGAPVSMVTLNTVGPTLMKYGTQQQKDYFLPRILSGELVFAIGYTEPEAGTDLAALRTRAVKQPGDAPEGAGPGGAPEGAQSGGAPESARPGGAAEGAQSGGAPEGARPGGAPEGAWPVGAPEGAHWLINGSKSFTSNAHQADWIWLACRTDPDAPKHRGISIILVPTDAPGFSWTPIETVGGLTTTATYYDGIRVPAGNLVGEENAGWQLITNQLNHERVALAAIGMQAEDAFEAALAYARTPDRETGERPADRPWVRTRLAEAHARLAATRLLNWRLVGDVGAGTLSPGDASGVKFAGTESTVEVYRMCQEVAGDAALVRAGSPGGFGDGELERMNRAAQINTFGGGVSEVQREIVATMRLGMRRGRR
- a CDS encoding bifunctional DNA primase/polymerase, producing MAMHRRHAGTPTDHPPDPWAGGRPAPGAGPQPNPWADLRFARPTADAPATALAQALLAAEAGYPVIPLTRSKLPALRSPHRGHPEVPPCRGACGRLGHGVHDAHTDPLAVRRMFAAAPWATGYGIACGRPPHHLIGIDLDTKNGADGLTALRFVAEQHDFPVPPTVTVLTPSGGRHLWFTGPPSPPVSNSVGRLAPGIDVRGTGGYLVGPGSLTTHGRYVLAPDTPRRPAPVPATLLRLLTAPPPTTHREPPYGVPPQPAAALIRFVRASPPGQRNARLFWAACRAEESGLGQELAARLTEAARHTGLSADEARATIASAARRR
- a CDS encoding class I SAM-dependent methyltransferase, which gives rise to MTRSFEELVAEAEAVSVEGWDFSWLAGRATEERPSWGYQRAMSERLARASAALDIQTGGGEVLAGAAKLPPVTVATESWPPNVAKATALLHPLGAVVVADADEPPLPFADEAFDLVTSRHPVTVWWEEIARVLRPGGTYFSQQVGPASVFELVEYFLGPQPEHIRRGRHPEDARRAAEAAGLEVVDLRAESLRTEFFDIGAVIYFLRKVVWMVPGFTVAQYRDRLRELDELIRREGPFVAQTTRFLIEARKA
- a CDS encoding GNAT family N-acetyltransferase, producing the protein MVGEMGGVRRGVVVIRRAEGRDAKRLTRLVRSSRAYEGRYSSMVEGYRVGPDYIEAHRVFVAVEEGGDGAGAGERDSERVLGFYALMVEPAELDLMFVADHAQGYGIGRRLVEHMREEAWRAGLDSVRVVSHPPAEGFYCSMGARPVGMVPANPPAVMWDRPELAFLVGPGGES
- a CDS encoding LysM peptidoglycan-binding domain-containing protein, encoding MGTQQTTQDKYYVVIAGDTLSGIASRFHTTVKQLQIWNKISDPNVIKVGQRLIVAKASTGEPQPGDPSFVPFPGGEWFKTLPTSPIIQMMGLRLVEEGCGSPYGFSGPGPKWNDKHRQAYASFQRALGYSGSDADGWPGRKSWDQLRVPFPEEDYGAAE